A window of Bradyrhizobium sp. AZCC 1610 contains these coding sequences:
- a CDS encoding 2-isopropylmalate synthase: protein MTSANKSEKDRVIVFDTTLRDGEQCPGATMTFEEKLEIAEMLDDMGVDVIEAGFPITSEGDFQAVSEIARRSKNSVIAGLSRAHPKDIDRCAEAVKFARRGRVHTVIATSPLHMRVKLNMTPEQVVELSVANVTRARNQVDDVEWSAEDGTRSEMDFLCRIVEAVIKAGATTVNIPDTVGYTVPEEYTRFMRTLIERVPNSDKAIFSVHCHNDLGMAVANSLAGIAGGARQIECTVNGIGERAGNAALEEVVMAINVRNDVFPWWNKIDTTMLTRASKLVSAATSFPVQYNKAIVGRNAFAHESGIHQDGVLKDASTYEIMRPEMIGLKKSSLVLGKHSGRHAFVHKLEEMGYKLGDNQLEDAFVRMKALADRKKDIYDEDIEALVDQEIAASHDRIKLVSLTVIAGTHGPQRATMKLDVEGQMKIEEAEGNGPVDAVFNCIKALVPHEAKLELYQVHAVTEGTDAQAEVSVRLAHEGRSMTSKGADPDTLVASAKAYLGALNKIVMKRQRDMPAQAAS, encoded by the coding sequence ATGACGTCAGCCAACAAGTCCGAGAAGGACCGCGTAATCGTATTCGACACCACCCTGCGTGACGGCGAGCAGTGCCCGGGTGCCACCATGACGTTCGAGGAAAAGCTCGAGATCGCCGAAATGCTCGACGACATGGGCGTCGACGTCATCGAAGCCGGTTTCCCGATCACCTCCGAGGGCGATTTCCAGGCGGTCAGCGAGATCGCCCGCCGCTCCAAGAATTCCGTCATCGCGGGCCTGTCGCGCGCGCATCCCAAGGACATCGACCGCTGCGCCGAAGCGGTGAAATTCGCCCGGCGCGGCCGCGTCCACACCGTGATCGCGACCTCGCCGCTGCACATGCGCGTCAAGCTGAACATGACGCCGGAGCAGGTGGTCGAGCTCTCGGTCGCCAACGTCACCCGCGCCCGCAACCAGGTCGACGACGTCGAATGGTCGGCCGAGGACGGCACCCGCAGCGAGATGGATTTTCTCTGCCGCATCGTCGAGGCCGTGATCAAGGCCGGGGCCACCACGGTCAATATCCCCGATACCGTCGGCTACACCGTGCCGGAGGAATACACCAGGTTCATGCGCACGCTGATCGAGCGCGTGCCGAATTCCGACAAGGCGATATTCTCCGTGCATTGCCATAACGACCTCGGCATGGCAGTGGCGAACTCGCTGGCCGGCATCGCCGGCGGCGCGCGGCAGATCGAATGCACCGTCAACGGCATCGGCGAGCGGGCAGGCAATGCCGCGCTCGAGGAAGTCGTGATGGCGATCAACGTCCGCAACGACGTGTTTCCGTGGTGGAACAAGATCGACACCACCATGCTGACGCGGGCCTCGAAGCTGGTATCGGCGGCGACCTCGTTCCCGGTGCAGTACAACAAGGCGATCGTCGGCCGCAACGCGTTCGCCCATGAAAGCGGCATCCATCAGGATGGCGTGCTGAAGGACGCATCGACCTACGAGATCATGCGCCCCGAAATGATCGGCCTGAAGAAGTCGTCGCTGGTGCTCGGCAAGCACTCCGGCCGCCATGCCTTCGTGCATAAGCTGGAGGAGATGGGCTACAAGCTCGGCGACAACCAGCTGGAAGATGCCTTCGTGCGGATGAAGGCGCTGGCCGACCGCAAGAAGGACATCTATGACGAGGACATTGAGGCGCTGGTCGATCAGGAGATCGCGGCCTCGCATGACCGCATCAAGCTTGTTTCGCTGACGGTGATCGCCGGCACCCACGGCCCGCAGCGCGCGACCATGAAGCTCGACGTCGAAGGCCAGATGAAAATCGAGGAAGCCGAAGGCAACGGTCCGGTCGATGCTGTGTTCAACTGCATCAAGGCGCTGGTGCCGCACGAGGCCAAGCTGGAGCTGTATCAGGTCCACGCGGTCACCGAAGGCACCGACGCGCAAGCCGAAGTGTCGGTGCGGCTCGCCCATGAAGGCCGCTCGATGACGTCGAAGGGGGCCGATCCGGATACGCTGGTCGCCTCGGCAAAAGCCTATCTCGGTGCGCTGAACAAGATCGTCATGAAGCGCCAGCGCGACATGCCGGCACAGGCGGCGAGCTGA
- a CDS encoding NUDIX hydrolase, with protein sequence MSGTTPPVIHRVSALDLVVEAWTWPFAEARRAEIAAHFADKQCEKPAMWNGRVLLGRNPVFSGDRFSASYFETDFASFLAWRDWGFPDASVFNGFGMGALRCADGAFVLGEMGQHTSNAGRIYFPSGTPDLDDIRDGAVDISGSVTRELEEETGLTPGEYASEPHWHCIYTGPAVAMIRMLRVDMPGDVVRDRIVANLAAQRQPELSAIHLVRGVRDLTSAMPRFVTAFIEAQLTSEP encoded by the coding sequence ATGAGTGGCACGACACCTCCGGTCATTCATCGCGTCAGCGCGCTCGACCTCGTTGTCGAGGCGTGGACGTGGCCGTTTGCCGAAGCGCGGCGCGCGGAGATAGCCGCGCATTTCGCCGACAAGCAGTGCGAAAAGCCCGCTATGTGGAACGGCCGCGTCCTGCTCGGGCGCAACCCGGTGTTTTCAGGAGATCGCTTCAGCGCCAGCTATTTCGAAACCGATTTCGCAAGTTTTCTGGCGTGGCGCGACTGGGGTTTTCCCGACGCGAGCGTGTTCAACGGTTTCGGTATGGGCGCGCTCCGTTGTGCCGATGGCGCCTTCGTGCTCGGCGAGATGGGCCAGCATACCTCCAATGCCGGGCGCATCTATTTCCCGTCGGGCACGCCCGATCTCGACGACATCAGGGACGGCGCGGTCGACATATCGGGCAGCGTCACGCGCGAACTCGAGGAAGAGACCGGGCTGACGCCCGGCGAATACGCAAGCGAGCCGCATTGGCACTGCATCTACACCGGACCTGCGGTTGCGATGATCCGCATGTTGCGGGTCGATATGCCGGGTGACGTCGTGCGCGATCGGATCGTGGCCAATCTTGCCGCGCAGCGCCAGCCGGAACTATCCGCCATCCACCTCGTGCGCGGCGTGCGCGATCTCACCTCCGCAATGCCGCGTTTTGTCACGGCGTTCATCGAGGCGCAGCTCACTTCCGAGCCCTGA
- a CDS encoding ABC transporter ATP-binding protein has product MLELKSIDAGYGSFQALFGINLEVKAGEAVGVIGPNGAGKTTLMRVISGLIRPARGAIAMEGHDVLATPAHRIVDLGIAHVPENRRLFPRLTVDDNLKMGAYMPGARAKYAERLEFVFDLFPRMKERRSQMAGTLSGGEQQMCAIGRALMSDPKLLLLDEPSAGLAPVVVQQVFELVKRIRASGLTVLIVEQNVQQVLKVVDRAYLLEAGTIRASGTSEEMLSTDTIKQAYLGV; this is encoded by the coding sequence ATGCTCGAATTGAAATCGATCGACGCGGGCTACGGCAGCTTTCAGGCGCTGTTCGGGATCAATCTCGAGGTCAAGGCGGGTGAGGCGGTCGGCGTGATCGGCCCCAACGGCGCCGGCAAGACCACGCTGATGCGCGTGATCTCCGGCCTGATCCGGCCTGCCAGGGGCGCGATTGCGATGGAAGGCCACGACGTGCTGGCGACGCCGGCGCATCGCATCGTCGATCTCGGCATCGCCCACGTGCCGGAGAACCGCCGGCTGTTTCCGCGACTCACCGTCGACGACAATCTGAAGATGGGCGCCTACATGCCGGGCGCGCGCGCCAAATATGCCGAGCGGCTGGAGTTCGTGTTCGATCTGTTCCCGCGCATGAAGGAACGGCGCAGCCAGATGGCCGGCACCTTGTCCGGCGGCGAGCAGCAGATGTGCGCGATCGGCCGCGCGCTGATGTCGGACCCGAAATTGTTGCTGCTCGATGAGCCCTCAGCGGGTCTGGCCCCGGTCGTGGTGCAGCAGGTGTTCGAACTGGTCAAACGTATCCGCGCCAGCGGGCTCACGGTTCTGATCGTCGAGCAGAACGTGCAGCAGGTGCTGAAGGTGGTCGACCGCGCCTATCTCCTCGAGGCCGGCACCATCCGCGCGTCCGGCACGTCGGAAGAGATGCTGTCGACCGATACGATCAAGCAAGCTTATCTCGGGGTTTAG
- a CDS encoding branched-chain amino acid ABC transporter permease, whose protein sequence is MQAFLDTFDIFLLEAIVNGILLGGVLALLALGLNLIFGVIDVTWICYAELVMIGMYGMYYMVQVFGLPYWVAAPFAILLVAALGAALHYIVIAPLLTAPPINQLLATGGVLFILQSFATVAFGIDFRNLGIRLPVLAIGEMHFSYSRLLAFAAALIGMLAIYFFMKRTYTGTAIRAVAQDRQIMSLMGVDTRRIYLITSALGGALAGLAACLLVLQYDVHPFVGLSFGPITFLICVLGGLGNFVGGFIAAFVFAQIISLGGLYSDLEWGYVLAFAFFIVMMFIRPAGLFARRS, encoded by the coding sequence ATGCAGGCATTCCTCGACACCTTCGACATCTTTCTGCTGGAAGCCATCGTCAACGGCATCCTGCTCGGCGGCGTGCTGGCGCTGCTTGCGCTCGGGCTCAACCTGATCTTCGGCGTCATCGACGTGACCTGGATCTGCTACGCCGAACTGGTCATGATCGGCATGTACGGCATGTACTACATGGTCCAGGTATTCGGCCTGCCGTACTGGGTCGCGGCGCCGTTCGCGATCCTGCTGGTCGCTGCCCTTGGCGCGGCGCTGCATTACATCGTCATCGCGCCGCTGTTGACAGCGCCGCCGATCAACCAGTTGCTGGCGACCGGCGGCGTGCTGTTCATCCTGCAGAGCTTTGCCACCGTCGCCTTCGGCATCGACTTCCGCAACCTCGGCATCCGCCTGCCGGTGCTGGCGATCGGCGAGATGCATTTCAGCTATTCGCGGCTCTTGGCCTTCGCCGCTGCGTTGATCGGCATGCTGGCGATCTACTTCTTCATGAAGCGCACCTATACCGGCACGGCGATCCGCGCCGTCGCGCAGGACCGCCAGATCATGTCGCTGATGGGGGTCGATACCAGGCGCATCTATCTCATCACCTCGGCACTGGGCGGCGCACTCGCCGGCCTCGCGGCCTGTCTTCTGGTGCTGCAATACGACGTGCACCCCTTCGTCGGGCTGTCGTTCGGGCCGATCACCTTCCTGATCTGCGTGCTCGGCGGGCTCGGCAATTTTGTCGGCGGCTTCATCGCGGCGTTCGTGTTCGCCCAGATCATTTCGCTGGGCGGCCTGTACTCCGACCTCGAATGGGGTTACGTGCTGGCCTTCGCCTTCTTCATCGTCATGATGTTCATCCGGCCCGCGGGCCTTTTTGCGAGGCGCTCGTGA
- a CDS encoding branched-chain amino acid ABC transporter permease, with amino-acid sequence MNSRYIAWAVGLAALVALPFVYRDEPYHLHILVLILIWSFAYTAWSIMGRFGLVSLGHGGFMGVGAYVTALLWNHLDVSPWIGIPISMVAAGVLALVVAYPCFRFRITGHYFVLVTLALSGIVLQVITATRDYTGGSLGYTPDRARSGSGLMALQFDDKTTWYLIALFVWVMGLLIWRWVDRSMSRYAMEAISEDEDAAAAAGVNVTAEKLKITLISALMTALAGALYCQYQMFISPDTVSGIAVSLQMVFAVIVGGLYVSLGPTVGAVITIMLAEVLRIGFGTKAVGWDNLVYGVLLVIFIIFLPKGILGSVLDRLKTQPKKT; translated from the coding sequence GTGAATTCCCGCTATATCGCCTGGGCCGTCGGACTCGCCGCGCTGGTCGCGCTGCCCTTCGTCTATCGCGACGAGCCCTATCACCTGCACATTCTCGTGCTGATCCTGATCTGGTCGTTCGCCTACACCGCATGGTCGATCATGGGCCGCTTCGGCCTGGTGTCGCTCGGCCATGGCGGCTTCATGGGCGTCGGCGCCTATGTCACCGCGCTGCTGTGGAACCATCTCGACGTGTCGCCGTGGATCGGCATTCCCATCAGCATGGTGGCGGCCGGGGTGCTGGCGCTCGTGGTCGCCTATCCCTGTTTCCGCTTCCGCATCACCGGGCATTATTTCGTGCTGGTGACGCTGGCGCTGTCAGGCATCGTCCTGCAGGTCATTACCGCGACCCGCGACTACACCGGCGGCTCGCTCGGCTACACGCCGGACCGCGCCCGCAGCGGCTCCGGCCTGATGGCGCTGCAGTTCGACGACAAGACGACGTGGTACCTGATCGCGCTGTTCGTCTGGGTCATGGGCCTTCTGATCTGGCGCTGGGTCGATCGCAGCATGAGCCGCTACGCCATGGAGGCGATCTCTGAGGACGAGGACGCAGCCGCCGCCGCCGGCGTCAACGTCACGGCCGAAAAGCTCAAGATCACGCTGATCTCGGCGCTGATGACGGCGCTCGCCGGTGCGCTGTACTGCCAGTACCAGATGTTCATCTCGCCCGACACGGTCAGCGGCATTGCGGTGTCGCTGCAGATGGTGTTTGCCGTCATCGTCGGCGGGCTCTATGTGTCGCTCGGGCCGACGGTCGGCGCCGTCATCACCATCATGCTCGCCGAAGTGCTGCGCATCGGCTTCGGCACCAAGGCGGTGGGCTGGGACAACCTGGTCTACGGCGTGCTGCTGGTCATCTTCATCATATTCCTTCCCAAGGGCATTCTTGGTAGCGTGCTCGACCGACTGAAGACGCAACCCAAGAAGACGTGA
- a CDS encoding CHAD domain-containing protein: MFAEPIELEKRMSVIEGFRAIARSALRHFSGNADAIRNLDPEGVHQMRVGLRRLRAAISLFSKALPDAKTEEIKAELRWLTSELAPARELHVFLEEKIGPVAREITPRRGGRAIAKQFADKRAEALERARKAVDSPRCRALLVDALEWIEAQHGRTDVANSELGDFATGVLDRRIRNAHKDAGKLQEMTAPERHKFRIRMKKIRYAAEFFESLFRSKRERKALARLSKHAKKIQDALGSLNDFIADRKMAAEAALHAPPQDGRARAFVSGIIVGREDEQARPLMKAAAKELRAFRQLSGPG, from the coding sequence GTGTTCGCCGAACCGATCGAGCTTGAGAAGCGGATGAGCGTAATCGAGGGTTTCCGAGCCATCGCCCGCTCCGCGCTTCGCCATTTTTCCGGAAACGCTGATGCCATCCGTAACCTTGATCCGGAAGGCGTACATCAGATGCGCGTAGGCTTGCGCCGCTTGCGTGCCGCCATTTCGCTGTTTTCGAAGGCATTGCCCGACGCGAAAACCGAAGAGATCAAGGCAGAACTCAGGTGGCTGACAAGCGAACTTGCCCCCGCGCGCGAGCTCCACGTCTTCCTGGAGGAGAAGATTGGTCCTGTCGCTCGCGAAATAACACCGCGGCGGGGCGGCAGAGCCATCGCGAAGCAATTTGCCGATAAACGCGCCGAGGCGCTCGAGCGGGCCAGGAAGGCTGTCGATTCGCCGAGATGCCGCGCGCTGCTCGTCGATGCGCTCGAGTGGATAGAGGCGCAGCACGGTCGGACCGACGTCGCAAACAGCGAGCTTGGCGACTTCGCCACAGGGGTGCTGGATCGGCGCATCAGGAACGCACACAAGGACGCAGGGAAGCTGCAGGAGATGACGGCGCCCGAGCGGCACAAATTCCGGATCAGGATGAAGAAGATCAGGTACGCGGCCGAGTTCTTCGAAAGCCTATTCCGCAGCAAACGCGAGCGAAAGGCACTCGCACGTCTATCGAAACATGCGAAGAAGATTCAGGACGCGCTGGGCTCGCTCAACGACTTCATTGCGGATCGAAAGATGGCGGCAGAGGCCGCGCTCCACGCGCCACCGCAAGACGGGCGCGCCCGCGCCTTTGTTTCAGGCATCATCGTTGGCCGCGAGGATGAACAGGCAAGGCCTCTCATGAAAGCGGCTGCAAAGGAACTGCGTGCGTTTCGCCAACTTTCCGGACCCGGCTGA
- a CDS encoding ABC transporter substrate-binding protein has translation MPGRKAARLLVGLSAAIAVLGMAVTAEAQEKKIKIGVIYDLTGPIAGGGSELQYIGAKIMLDQFTKTGVEGYKIEAVYADAQSKPDVAINEAVRLIEQEKVDMLLGFYSSAQCVPVAARVEQLKKFMWITTCISSAVLDNKNFKYVFRPQASGDQFGLMTMDFIAQNSKAKLGKEPKDLRVAIIHEDGAYGVDVSKGNEAGAKKAGFNIVLKEGYSATAPDLSSLVTKLKRARPDVIFHTGYNPDITLFGRQAREQGLKFQALVGHGAGYGVYEKLKEGLGGDVNYVFNTDPISIWLANQKSMDPKLPPVIKMVGEEFDKAKPGVAIRSAHVGMAASNTYVFLTEVLPRAIKKYGGVDPEALRKASLEVDIPEGGTMLGFGVKFHGEGSQMAGQNERSFPVVIQYIDDKSYVVWPKSQAQREAVLPLPKGTTFSNQ, from the coding sequence ATGCCGGGGCGCAAAGCTGCACGCCTTCTCGTCGGGCTGTCTGCCGCAATCGCGGTGCTGGGGATGGCGGTTACCGCCGAGGCTCAGGAAAAGAAAATCAAGATCGGCGTGATCTACGACCTGACCGGCCCGATCGCGGGCGGCGGTTCGGAACTGCAATATATCGGCGCCAAGATCATGCTCGACCAGTTCACCAAGACCGGCGTCGAAGGCTACAAGATCGAGGCGGTCTACGCCGACGCCCAGAGCAAGCCCGATGTCGCGATCAACGAGGCGGTCCGGCTGATCGAGCAGGAAAAGGTCGACATGCTGCTCGGCTTCTATTCGTCGGCGCAATGCGTGCCGGTCGCGGCCCGGGTCGAGCAACTGAAGAAGTTCATGTGGATCACCACCTGCATTTCTTCCGCCGTGCTCGACAACAAGAACTTCAAATACGTGTTCCGTCCGCAGGCTTCAGGCGACCAGTTCGGGCTGATGACGATGGATTTCATTGCCCAGAACTCGAAAGCGAAGCTCGGCAAGGAGCCGAAGGACCTGCGCGTCGCCATCATCCACGAGGACGGCGCCTACGGCGTCGACGTCTCCAAGGGCAACGAGGCCGGCGCCAAAAAGGCTGGCTTCAACATCGTGCTGAAGGAAGGCTATTCGGCTACCGCGCCGGATCTGTCCTCGCTTGTCACCAAGCTGAAGCGTGCGCGGCCCGACGTGATCTTCCATACCGGCTATAACCCCGACATCACCCTGTTCGGCCGCCAGGCGCGTGAGCAGGGCCTGAAATTCCAGGCACTGGTCGGCCACGGCGCGGGCTATGGTGTCTACGAGAAGCTGAAGGAAGGTTTGGGCGGCGACGTCAACTACGTCTTCAATACCGATCCGATCTCGATCTGGCTCGCCAACCAGAAATCGATGGATCCGAAGCTGCCCCCGGTCATCAAGATGGTCGGCGAGGAGTTCGACAAGGCCAAGCCCGGGGTTGCGATCCGCTCCGCCCATGTCGGCATGGCCGCGTCGAATACCTATGTCTTCCTGACCGAAGTGCTGCCGCGCGCCATCAAGAAATATGGCGGCGTCGATCCCGAGGCGCTGCGCAAGGCGTCGCTCGAAGTCGACATTCCCGAAGGCGGCACTATGCTGGGCTTCGGCGTCAAGTTCCACGGCGAGGGCAGCCAGATGGCCGGCCAGAACGAGCGCTCGTTCCCGGTGGTGATCCAGTACATTGACGACAAGTCCTATGTGGTGTGGCCGAAGAGCCAGGCGCAGCGCGAGGCCGTGCTGCCCCTGCCGAAGGGAACCACGTTCAGCAACCAGTAA
- a CDS encoding polyphosphate kinase 2 family protein: protein MSKKSSQPLADELKPYVAPFRYDGSGEFHLKSHKTNEKGGLDKEKATRIIEANREHLNDFQEKLYAQDRWSLLLIFQGMDAAGKDSAIKSVFEGVNPQGCEVTSFKQPSTKELDHDFLWRSMIALPERGRIGIFNRSHYEECLVVRVHPEILAKQKMPPQLVTKDIWKERFEDISAMERYLARNGTVILKFFLNVSKEEQRERFLERLEEPAKNWKFSLADIGERKLWAKYQAAYQDMIRHTSTQAAPWIVVPADHKWFARVVIGSTIVAALDSLDLHFPKVDKADRSEFKQVREALLAEGKK, encoded by the coding sequence ATGAGCAAGAAATCCTCGCAGCCGCTTGCGGATGAATTGAAGCCCTATGTCGCCCCGTTCCGCTACGACGGGTCAGGCGAATTTCACCTGAAGTCGCACAAGACCAACGAGAAGGGCGGGCTCGACAAGGAAAAGGCGACCAGGATCATCGAGGCCAACCGCGAGCATCTCAACGATTTCCAAGAAAAGCTCTATGCGCAGGACCGCTGGTCGCTGCTGCTGATCTTCCAGGGCATGGACGCCGCCGGCAAGGATTCGGCGATCAAGAGTGTGTTCGAGGGCGTCAATCCGCAGGGCTGCGAGGTCACCTCGTTCAAGCAGCCTTCCACGAAAGAGCTCGACCACGATTTCCTGTGGCGCAGCATGATCGCGCTGCCCGAGCGCGGCCGGATCGGCATCTTCAATCGCTCTCATTACGAGGAATGCCTGGTGGTGCGGGTCCACCCGGAGATCCTCGCCAAGCAGAAAATGCCGCCGCAACTCGTGACCAAGGACATCTGGAAGGAGCGCTTCGAGGACATCTCCGCCATGGAGCGCTACCTCGCGCGCAACGGCACCGTGATTCTGAAATTCTTTCTCAACGTCTCGAAGGAGGAACAGCGTGAGCGCTTTCTCGAGCGGCTGGAGGAGCCTGCCAAGAACTGGAAGTTCTCGCTGGCCGACATCGGCGAGCGCAAGCTGTGGGCAAAGTATCAGGCCGCCTACCAGGACATGATCCGCCACACCTCGACGCAGGCGGCCCCTTGGATCGTAGTCCCCGCCGACCACAAATGGTTCGCGCGCGTGGTGATCGGCTCGACGATCGTCGCAGCGCTGGACAGCCTCGACCTGCACTTCCCGAAAGTCGACAAGGCCGACCGCAGCGAGTTCAAACAGGTCCGCGAGGCGCTGCTGGCGGAGGGTAAGAAGTAG
- a CDS encoding ABC transporter ATP-binding protein, with amino-acid sequence MLTVEGLVKRFGGFTAVNNVSFRVEQGEILGLIGPNGSGKSTIFNMLSGTLVPTAGSILFDGAEIAGVAPHRIINRGIGRTFQIPRPFHRLSIFENVALAGYYGRGSHSRAKADEAAEHALGMVGLPTDRHASVDGLGAAGLKKLELAKALATGPKLLLADESLGGLDEHEMDQAADMLRKIRDELGITIIWVEHIMGVLMRVVDRVMVLDHGEKISEGLPSAVAGDPRVIEVYLGTDADSSQIAAAEARRKAGV; translated from the coding sequence GTGCTGACGGTAGAAGGGTTGGTGAAGCGCTTCGGCGGCTTCACCGCTGTGAACAACGTGTCGTTCAGGGTCGAGCAGGGCGAGATTCTCGGCCTGATCGGCCCCAACGGCTCCGGCAAGAGCACGATCTTCAACATGCTGTCGGGCACGCTTGTACCGACGGCGGGATCGATCCTGTTCGACGGCGCGGAGATCGCCGGCGTCGCCCCGCACCGCATCATCAACCGCGGCATCGGCCGCACCTTCCAGATTCCGCGGCCGTTTCATCGGCTCAGCATTTTTGAGAACGTGGCGCTGGCCGGCTATTACGGCAGGGGCAGCCACAGCCGCGCCAAGGCGGATGAGGCCGCCGAACATGCGCTCGGCATGGTCGGCCTGCCGACAGACCGGCACGCCAGCGTCGACGGCCTCGGCGCCGCCGGCCTGAAGAAGCTCGAACTGGCCAAGGCGCTCGCCACGGGCCCAAAACTTCTGCTCGCCGACGAAAGCCTGGGCGGGCTCGACGAGCACGAGATGGATCAGGCCGCCGACATGCTGCGCAAGATCCGCGACGAGCTCGGCATCACCATCATCTGGGTCGAGCACATCATGGGCGTGTTGATGCGGGTGGTCGACCGCGTGATGGTGCTCGATCACGGCGAGAAGATATCGGAAGGCCTGCCGAGCGCGGTGGCCGGCGATCCCAGGGTGATCGAGGTCTATCTCGGCACGGACGCGGATTCGAGCCAGATTGCGGCCGCGGAAGCGCGCCGCAAGGCAGGGGTCTAG